Proteins co-encoded in one endosymbiont 'TC1' of Trimyema compressum genomic window:
- a CDS encoding M48 family metallopeptidase, whose amino-acid sequence MRRQKSVWGTCTPTGLIHLNIQLMKGPIEVFEYVFVHEMCHLIEANHRLVFWKAVEGFMPDYKLKREWLKTNGHLLFL is encoded by the coding sequence ATGAGAAGACAAAAATCTGTTTGGGGGACCTGTACACCTACAGGGTTAATTCATTTAAATATTCAGTTGATGAAAGGACCCATTGAAGTTTTTGAATATGTTTTTGTTCACGAAATGTGTCATTTAATTGAAGCCAATCATAGACTGGTTTTTTGGAAGGCTGTGGAAGGATTTATGCCTGATTATAAGCTGAAAAGAGAATGGTTAAAAACTAACGGACATCTCCTTTTTCTTTAA
- the alr gene encoding alanine racemase, protein MRAVWAEIDLNSVEHNVREIKKILAPSVGIMAIIKANGYGHGASPLSFAIENDVDGFGVALMGEGIALREGGIGKPILVLGYTDEMEYPWLIENNITQTIFTLEQAIALNNIGKKMNKKGKVHLKIETGMNRLGFSDNKETIKAIEEMKSLEYLEVEGIFSHMANGGCEDLSYSQKQLERFKIFAEQLEAILEKPLTKHLANSATLIEMPETHFQMVRAGILLYGSFSTNHSYANKLKLKKPLTLKGKIVQIKTMEKGEPISYEGTFVTERKTKVAVLPIGYADGISRQLSNKGCFLVHGQKAKIIGNVCMDQLMLDVTDIPNVKVKDEVILYGEDNPVETFADILGTIPYEVYCSISERIPRVYMRK, encoded by the coding sequence ATGCGTGCTGTTTGGGCAGAAATAGATTTAAATAGTGTAGAACATAATGTGAGGGAAATAAAGAAAATATTAGCTCCTTCTGTAGGGATTATGGCTATTATTAAAGCCAATGGATATGGTCATGGCGCCAGCCCATTGAGTTTCGCTATAGAAAATGATGTGGATGGGTTTGGTGTAGCATTAATGGGGGAAGGTATTGCCTTAAGAGAAGGTGGTATTGGCAAACCCATTTTAGTTTTAGGCTATACAGATGAAATGGAGTATCCTTGGCTAATTGAAAACAATATTACCCAAACAATTTTTACTTTAGAACAAGCTATAGCCCTTAATAATATTGGTAAAAAAATGAATAAAAAAGGGAAGGTTCATTTGAAAATTGAAACAGGTATGAATCGTCTAGGTTTTTCTGATAATAAAGAGACTATTAAGGCTATTGAAGAAATGAAAAGTTTAGAATACTTAGAAGTGGAAGGAATTTTTTCCCATATGGCTAATGGTGGTTGCGAGGATTTAAGCTATAGCCAAAAACAGCTAGAACGTTTTAAGATTTTTGCTGAACAACTAGAAGCAATTTTAGAAAAACCCCTTACAAAGCATTTAGCTAATAGTGCTACTTTAATAGAAATGCCAGAAACTCATTTTCAAATGGTTAGAGCTGGGATTTTACTGTATGGCTCCTTTTCAACGAATCATTCCTATGCGAATAAGCTGAAATTAAAAAAACCTTTAACTTTAAAGGGCAAGATTGTTCAAATTAAAACTATGGAAAAAGGAGAGCCTATAAGTTATGAAGGCACTTTTGTAACAGAAAGAAAAACTAAAGTTGCTGTTTTACCTATTGGTTATGCTGATGGTATTTCAAGGCAACTATCGAACAAAGGCTGTTTTTTAGTTCATGGACAGAAAGCTAAAATTATTGGTAATGTTTGTATGGATCAATTAATGCTAGATGTTACAGATATTCCTAATGTAAAAGTAAAAGATGAGGTTATTCTTTATGGAGAGGATAATCCTGTTGAAACTTTTGCCGATATTTTAGGAACTATACCTTATGAAGTTTATTGTTCAATTAGTGAGAGAATTCCTAGAGTTTATATGAGAAAATAG
- a CDS encoding YgjP-like metallopeptidase domain-containing protein, giving the protein MIKNITYTITKSRRRRNLGVQVSNDGSVLVSAPSFLNQKEINAYLLEQEDWIESQLTIIEKRKKEEAEFIKENAFYYLGDGYEKAYIKALKKRVLKLELQE; this is encoded by the coding sequence ATGATTAAAAATATTACATATACAATTACAAAAAGTAGACGTCGACGTAACCTCGGTGTACAGGTTTCAAATGATGGCAGTGTTTTGGTTTCAGCTCCTTCTTTTTTAAACCAAAAAGAAATTAATGCCTATTTGCTGGAACAAGAGGATTGGATTGAAAGCCAATTAACTATTATTGAAAAGCGGAAAAAAGAAGAAGCAGAATTTATAAAGGAAAATGCTTTTTATTATCTTGGAGATGGCTATGAAAAAGCATATATCAAAGCGTTAAAAAAGAGGGTATTGAAGTTGGAGCTACAAGAGTGA
- the acpS gene encoding holo-ACP synthase, with amino-acid sequence MNVIAIGADIVKVSRMKPYLERQSLRNKTFTEKELRYALKHQDPLPFLAARFAVKESVLKVLKKGSIKLLNEIEVLKDEDESPFILLRGLCKEIMEEKNIKEWQVSISHERGYAIAFVIGGA; translated from the coding sequence ATGAATGTTATTGCCATAGGGGCAGATATTGTCAAAGTTAGTAGAATGAAACCCTATTTAGAACGCCAATCTTTAAGAAATAAAACATTTACGGAAAAGGAACTGAGGTATGCTTTGAAACATCAGGATCCTCTTCCTTTTTTAGCTGCAAGATTTGCAGTTAAAGAAAGTGTTTTAAAGGTGCTGAAAAAGGGCTCTATAAAATTGCTTAATGAAATTGAAGTCTTAAAGGATGAAGATGAAAGTCCTTTTATTTTGCTTCGTGGTCTTTGTAAAGAAATAATGGAAGAAAAAAATATTAAGGAATGGCAGGTTTCTATTAGTCACGAAAGAGGCTACGCTATTGCCTTTGTAATAGGAGGTGCCTAA
- a CDS encoding NAD(P)H-hydrate dehydratase — translation MEAISNKAMGQLDNEMIESYGIPSMVLMEEAALRVVEAICERINLKNQKVIILAGSGNNGGDGIAIARLLHTLGIEVSCYVSGNAKIVSEECQLQKAIAMKMNIPFYSYNQLEGFGEKHFNQGTVFIDGLFGTGFKGSLSESEAVLIEQINNREGFKVAVDIPSGINGNTGKGDLFFESDLTVTFAYPKWAHILSDNLGEVLVGKISFDPNLKPPETHVLSYLKKREVKKYFLKRKLNTHKGTYGHIGILGGAKTMVGASLMAGKSALKTGGGLVTLWVEEEALTSALGREPELMLSSWQNFLNKKTDVVVIGPGLGDCLDFDLRAPLLLYDGPVLIDADGLHLLKQGIIKRQWIRGPLVVTPHPKEMAFLMDFDVESVNASRIAVTKECSRVWDCVTVLKGNKTIITDGNSVTVNLTGNPGMATAGSGDVLSGIIGSLIAQGLEAYEGARVGAFLHGLSGDYGAQDLGEFSLSALDIIDYLPNAIKAICEIKDDNKLLEKIKE, via the coding sequence ATGGAAGCCATCAGTAACAAAGCCATGGGACAGTTAGATAATGAGATGATTGAATCCTATGGTATACCTTCAATGGTATTAATGGAAGAAGCAGCATTGAGAGTTGTTGAGGCTATTTGCGAGAGAATCAACCTTAAAAACCAAAAAGTTATCATTTTAGCTGGTTCAGGAAATAATGGGGGAGATGGTATTGCTATTGCCCGTTTATTACATACGTTAGGAATAGAGGTTTCCTGTTATGTATCTGGCAATGCTAAAATTGTAAGTGAAGAGTGTCAGCTACAAAAGGCCATAGCAATGAAAATGAATATTCCTTTTTACAGCTATAATCAGTTAGAAGGTTTTGGAGAAAAGCATTTCAATCAAGGGACTGTTTTTATTGATGGTTTGTTTGGGACTGGTTTTAAGGGCAGTTTAAGTGAAAGTGAAGCTGTTTTAATTGAACAAATTAATAATAGGGAAGGGTTTAAAGTTGCAGTTGATATCCCTTCAGGAATCAATGGAAATACTGGAAAAGGTGATTTATTTTTTGAAAGTGATTTGACAGTTACTTTTGCATATCCTAAATGGGCTCATATCTTAAGTGATAATTTAGGAGAGGTTTTAGTGGGTAAGATTTCTTTTGACCCAAATTTAAAACCACCGGAGACTCATGTTCTTTCTTATTTAAAGAAAAGAGAAGTTAAAAAATATTTTCTAAAGAGAAAATTAAACACTCATAAAGGTACCTATGGTCATATTGGTATTTTAGGAGGGGCTAAAACAATGGTTGGAGCCTCATTAATGGCAGGTAAAAGTGCTTTAAAAACTGGCGGTGGTTTAGTTACCCTTTGGGTGGAAGAAGAGGCGTTAACAAGTGCTCTTGGTAGAGAACCTGAGCTTATGTTATCTTCTTGGCAAAATTTTTTAAATAAAAAAACAGATGTTGTTGTTATTGGTCCTGGTTTAGGCGATTGTCTAGATTTTGATTTAAGAGCGCCTTTATTATTATATGATGGACCTGTTTTAATTGATGCAGATGGTCTTCATTTATTAAAACAAGGTATTATTAAAAGACAGTGGATAAGGGGACCTTTAGTGGTTACGCCTCATCCAAAAGAAATGGCATTTTTAATGGATTTCGATGTTGAATCAGTTAATGCCAGTCGAATAGCCGTTACTAAAGAATGTAGTAGAGTTTGGGATTGTGTAACAGTTTTAAAAGGCAACAAAACAATTATTACAGATGGTAATTCAGTGACTGTTAATTTAACTGGTAATCCTGGAATGGCAACGGCAGGTAGCGGTGATGTTTTATCAGGAATTATTGGCAGTTTAATTGCTCAAGGACTGGAAGCCTATGAAGGGGCACGGGTAGGGGCTTTTCTTCATGGACTAAGTGGTGATTATGGTGCTCAAGATTTAGGTGAGTTTTCTCTATCAGCCTTAGATATTATTGATTATTTACCTAATGCAATTAAGGCTATTTGTGAGATAAAAGATGATAATAAATTATTAGAGAAAATAAAGGAGTAA